The Erinaceus europaeus chromosome 16, mEriEur2.1, whole genome shotgun sequence genome includes a window with the following:
- the DCAF11 gene encoding DDB1- and CUL4-associated factor 11 isoform X2, with amino-acid sequence MKMWIWPRGQVRLVQGRGAANLQLIQALSDSEEEHDSAWDGRLGDRYNPPVDATPDTRELERNEIKTQVELATGRLGLRRTAQEHSFPQVLYQRERGLCHQGSFSLGEQSRIMSHFLPNDLGFTDTYSQKAFCGIYSKDGQIFMSACQDQTIRLYDCRYGRFHKFKSIKARDVGWSVLDVAFTPDGNHFLYSSWSDYIHICNIYGEGDTHTALDLRPDERRFAVFSIAVSSDGREVLGGANDGCLYVFDREQNRRTLQIESHEDDVNAVAFADISSQILFSGGDDAICKVWDRRTMREDDPKPVGALAGHQDGITFIDSKGDARYLISNSKDQTIKLWDIRRFSSREGMEASRQAATQQNWDYRWQQVPKKAWRKLKLPGDSSLMTYRGHGVLHTLIRCRFSPAHSTGQQFIYSGCSTGKVVVYDLLSGHIVKKLTNHKACVRDVSWHPFEEKIVSSSWDGNLRLWQYRQAEYFQDDMPESEEHHKTPAPVSHSSAAFSSPQ; translated from the exons atgaagatgtGGATCTGGCCCAG AGGCCAAGTGAGGTTGGTGCAGGGAAGAGGTGCAGCAAATTTACAACTCATCCAGGCCCTCTCCGACTCAGAGGAAGAGCATGATAGTGCCTGGGATGGTCGTCTCGGGGACCGATACAACCCCCCAG TGGATGCAACCCCTGATACCCGGGAGCTAGAACGCAATGAGATCAAGACACAAGTGGAACTGGCCACAGGGCGGCTGGGGCTTAGGCGGACGGCCCAGGAGCACAGCTTTCCTCAGGTGCTATACCAG AGAGAACGGGGCCTCTGCCATCAGGGAAGCTTCTCTCTTGGAGAACAGTCTCGAATAATGTCTCA CTTCTTACCCAATGATTTGGGCTTCACTGACACCTATTCTCAGAAGGCCTTCTGTGGCATCTATAGCAAGGACGGTCAGATCTTCATGTCTGCTTGCCAAG ACCAGACAATCCGACTGTATGACTGCCGGTACGGACGCTTCCATAAGTTCAAGAGCATCAAGGCCCGAGATGTAGGCTGGAGTGTCCTGGATGTGGCCTTCACCCCTGACGGGAACCACTTCCTCTACTCCAGCTGGTCTGATTACA TTCATATATGCAACATCtatggagagggagacacacacactgccctggaTCTCAG ACCAGATGAGCGTCGTTTTGCTGTCTTTTCCATTGCTGTCTCTTCAGATGGACGAGAAGTGCTAGGAGG ggcCAATGATGGCTGCCTGTACGTCTTTGACAGGGAACAGAACCGACGCACCCTTCAG ATAGAATCCCATGAGGATGACGTGAATGCTGTGGCCTTTGCCGACATAAGCTCCCAGATCCTGTTCTCTGGGGGTGATGATGCCATCTGCAAAGTGTGGGATCGACGCACCATGCGGGAAGATGACCCCAAGCCGGTGGGCGCACTGGCTGGACACCAGGACGGCATCACCTTCATTGACAGCAAG GGTGACGCCCGGTACCTCATCTCCAATTCCAAAGACCAGACCATCAAGCTCTGGGATATCCGCCGTTTTTCCAGCCGCGAAGGCATGGAAGCCTCACGCCAGGCTGCCACACAGCAAAACTGGGACTACCGCTGGCAGCAGGTGCCCAAAAAAG CCTGGCGGAAGCTGAAACTCCCAGGGGACAGCTCCTTGATGACTTACCGGGGCCATGGGGTGCTGCACACCCTCATACGCTGCCGCTTCTCCCCGGCCCACAGCACTGGCCAGCAGTTCATCTACAGTGGCTGCTCTACCGGCAAAGTGGTCG TGTACGACCTGCTCAGTGGCCACATTGTGAAGAAACTGACCAACCACAAGGCCTGCGTGCGTGACGTCAGTTGGCACCCCTTTGAGGAGAAGATTGTCAGCAGTTCG TGGGATGGGAACCTGCGTCTGTGGCAGTACCGCCAGGCTGAATACTTCCAGGATGACATGCCAGAGTCCGAGGAACACCACAAAACCCCCGCCCCAGTGTCCCACTCCTCTGCAGCCTTTTCCTCGCCCCAGTAG
- the DCAF11 gene encoding DDB1- and CUL4-associated factor 11 isoform X1, whose amino-acid sequence MGSRNSSSAGSGSGDPSEGLPRRGTSLRRSEEEEEEDEDVDLAQVLAYLLRRGQVRLVQGRGAANLQLIQALSDSEEEHDSAWDGRLGDRYNPPVDATPDTRELERNEIKTQVELATGRLGLRRTAQEHSFPQVLYQRERGLCHQGSFSLGEQSRIMSHFLPNDLGFTDTYSQKAFCGIYSKDGQIFMSACQDQTIRLYDCRYGRFHKFKSIKARDVGWSVLDVAFTPDGNHFLYSSWSDYIHICNIYGEGDTHTALDLRPDERRFAVFSIAVSSDGREVLGGANDGCLYVFDREQNRRTLQIESHEDDVNAVAFADISSQILFSGGDDAICKVWDRRTMREDDPKPVGALAGHQDGITFIDSKGDARYLISNSKDQTIKLWDIRRFSSREGMEASRQAATQQNWDYRWQQVPKKAWRKLKLPGDSSLMTYRGHGVLHTLIRCRFSPAHSTGQQFIYSGCSTGKVVVYDLLSGHIVKKLTNHKACVRDVSWHPFEEKIVSSSWDGNLRLWQYRQAEYFQDDMPESEEHHKTPAPVSHSSAAFSSPQ is encoded by the exons ATGGGATCCCGCAACAGCAGCAGTGCAGGATCTGGGTCTGGAGACCCCTCCGAGGGCTTGCCCCGAAGGGGGACTAGCCTGCGGCGaagtgaggaagaggaagaggaggatgaagatgtGGATCTGGCCCAGGTACTGGCCTATCTTCTCCGCAG AGGCCAAGTGAGGTTGGTGCAGGGAAGAGGTGCAGCAAATTTACAACTCATCCAGGCCCTCTCCGACTCAGAGGAAGAGCATGATAGTGCCTGGGATGGTCGTCTCGGGGACCGATACAACCCCCCAG TGGATGCAACCCCTGATACCCGGGAGCTAGAACGCAATGAGATCAAGACACAAGTGGAACTGGCCACAGGGCGGCTGGGGCTTAGGCGGACGGCCCAGGAGCACAGCTTTCCTCAGGTGCTATACCAG AGAGAACGGGGCCTCTGCCATCAGGGAAGCTTCTCTCTTGGAGAACAGTCTCGAATAATGTCTCA CTTCTTACCCAATGATTTGGGCTTCACTGACACCTATTCTCAGAAGGCCTTCTGTGGCATCTATAGCAAGGACGGTCAGATCTTCATGTCTGCTTGCCAAG ACCAGACAATCCGACTGTATGACTGCCGGTACGGACGCTTCCATAAGTTCAAGAGCATCAAGGCCCGAGATGTAGGCTGGAGTGTCCTGGATGTGGCCTTCACCCCTGACGGGAACCACTTCCTCTACTCCAGCTGGTCTGATTACA TTCATATATGCAACATCtatggagagggagacacacacactgccctggaTCTCAG ACCAGATGAGCGTCGTTTTGCTGTCTTTTCCATTGCTGTCTCTTCAGATGGACGAGAAGTGCTAGGAGG ggcCAATGATGGCTGCCTGTACGTCTTTGACAGGGAACAGAACCGACGCACCCTTCAG ATAGAATCCCATGAGGATGACGTGAATGCTGTGGCCTTTGCCGACATAAGCTCCCAGATCCTGTTCTCTGGGGGTGATGATGCCATCTGCAAAGTGTGGGATCGACGCACCATGCGGGAAGATGACCCCAAGCCGGTGGGCGCACTGGCTGGACACCAGGACGGCATCACCTTCATTGACAGCAAG GGTGACGCCCGGTACCTCATCTCCAATTCCAAAGACCAGACCATCAAGCTCTGGGATATCCGCCGTTTTTCCAGCCGCGAAGGCATGGAAGCCTCACGCCAGGCTGCCACACAGCAAAACTGGGACTACCGCTGGCAGCAGGTGCCCAAAAAAG CCTGGCGGAAGCTGAAACTCCCAGGGGACAGCTCCTTGATGACTTACCGGGGCCATGGGGTGCTGCACACCCTCATACGCTGCCGCTTCTCCCCGGCCCACAGCACTGGCCAGCAGTTCATCTACAGTGGCTGCTCTACCGGCAAAGTGGTCG TGTACGACCTGCTCAGTGGCCACATTGTGAAGAAACTGACCAACCACAAGGCCTGCGTGCGTGACGTCAGTTGGCACCCCTTTGAGGAGAAGATTGTCAGCAGTTCG TGGGATGGGAACCTGCGTCTGTGGCAGTACCGCCAGGCTGAATACTTCCAGGATGACATGCCAGAGTCCGAGGAACACCACAAAACCCCCGCCCCAGTGTCCCACTCCTCTGCAGCCTTTTCCTCGCCCCAGTAG
- the FITM1 gene encoding fat storage-inducing transmembrane protein 1 — MERGPVVGAGRGVGTRIQAVLGCLARVLLWVSSTLLYFGSEQAARLLGSPCLRRLYHAWLAAVVIFGPLLQFHVNPRTIFANHGNFFNIKFVNSAWGWTCTFLGGFVLLVVFLATRRVAVTARHLSRLVVGAAVWRGAGRAFLLIEDLTGSCFEPLPQGLLLHELPDRRSCLAAGHQWRGYTVSSHTFLLTFCCLLMAEEAAVFAKYLAHGLPAGTPLRLIFLLNMLLLGLWNFLLLCTVIYFHQYTHKVVGAAVGTFAWYLTYGSWYHQPWSPGSPGHGLFSRPRSSRKHN, encoded by the exons atGGAGAGGGGGCCCGTGGTGGGGGCAGGGCGGGGGGTCGGGACCCGAATCCAGGCAGTGCTGGGCTGCCTGGCCAGGGTGCTTCTCTGGGTGTCCTCCACCTTGCTGTACTTCGGAAGCGAACAGGCTGCCCGCCTCCTGGGCAGCCCCTGCCTGCGTCGCCTCTACCATGCCTGGTTGGCAGCTGTGGTCATCTTCGGGCCCCTCCTGCAGTTCCATGTCAACCCCAGGACCATCTTTGCCAACCATGGCAACTTCTTCAATAT AAAGTTTGTGAATTCGGCATGGGGCTGGACGTGCACCTTCCTGGGGGGCTTCGTGTTGCTGGTGGTCTTCCTGGCCACACGGCGCGTGGCAGTGACAGCGAGGCACCTGAGCCGCCTGGTGGTGGGGGCGGCCGTGTGGAGGGGGGCCGGCAGGGCCTTCCTGCTCATCGAGGACCTGACAGGTTCCTGCTTTGAGCCTCTGCCCCAAGGCCTGCTGCTCCATGAGCTGCCGGACCGCCGCAGCTGCCTGGCTGCCGGCCACCAGTGGCGGGGCTACACGGTCTCCTCCCACACCTTCCTGCTCACCTTCTGCTGCCTACTCATGGCTGAAGAAGCCGCCGTGTTCGCCAAGTACCTGGCCCATGGGCTGCCGGCCGGCACCCCCCTGCGCCTCATCTTCCTGCTCAAcatgctgctgctgggactctggaacttCCTGCTGCTCTGCACCGTCATCTACTTCCACCAGTACACTCACAAGGTGGTGGGCGCTGCCGTGGGCACCTTCGCCTGGTACCTCACCTACGGCAGCTGGTATCACCAGCCCTGGTCACCAGGGAGCCCGGGCCATGGGCTCTTCTCCCGGCCCCGCTCCAGCCGCAAACATAACTGA
- the PSME1 gene encoding proteasome activator complex subunit 1, producing the protein MATLRVQPEAQAKVDVFREDLCSKTENLLGSYFPKKISELDAFLKEPVLNEANLNNLKAPLDIPVPDPVKEKEKEERKKQQEKEDKDEKKKGDDEDKGPPCGPVSCNEKIVDLLRRLKPEIKDVIEQLNLVTTWLQLQIPRIEDGNNFGVAVQEKVFELMTSLHTKLEGFHTQISKYFSERGDAVAKAAKQPHVGDYRQLVHELDEAEYRDIRLMVMEIRNAYAVLYDIILKNFEKLKKPRGETKGMIY; encoded by the exons ATGGCCACGCTCAGGGTCCAGCCTGAAGCCCAAGCCAAG GTGGACGTGTTCCGTGAAGATCTGTGTTCTAAG ACAGAGAACCTACTCGGGAGCTACTTCCCCAAGAAGATCTCTGAGTTGGATGCATTTTTAAAG GAGCCAGTTCTCAATGAAGCCAACCTGAACAACCTGAAAGCCCCCTTGGACATCCCAGTGCCTGATCCAgtcaaggagaaagagaaggaggagaggaaaaaacaaCAGGAG AAGGAAGACAaggatgaaaagaagaaaggggatgATGAAGACAAAG GTCCTCCCTGTGGCCCTGTAAGCTGCAATGAGAAGATTGTGGACCTTCTGCGGCGCCTAAAGCCCGAGATCAAGGATGTCATTGAGCAACTCAACCTG GTCACCACCTGGTTGCAGCTGCAGATACCTCGTATTGAGGATGGCAACAATTTTGGGGTGGCCGTGCAG GAGAAAGTGTTTGAGCTGATGACCAGCCTTCACACCAAGCTGGAAGGTTTCCACACCCAGATCTCCAA GTATTTCTCTGAACGAGGTGATGCCGTAGCCAAGGCAGCCAAACAGCCCCACGTG GGTGATTATCGGCAACTGGTGCATGAGCTGGACGAGGCCGAGTACCGGGACATCCGACTGATGGTCATGGAGATCCGAAACGCTTAT GCGGTATTATATGACATCATCCTGAAGAACTTTGAAAAACTCAAGAAGCCCAGGGGAGAAACAAAGGGAATGATCTATTGA
- the EMC9 gene encoding ER membrane protein complex subunit 9 codes for MGEVEISARAYVKMCLHAARYPHAAVNGLLLAPAPRSEECLCLTDCVPLFHSHLALSVMLEVALNQVDVWGSQTGLVVAGYYHANAALDDQSPGPLALKIAGRIVEFFPDAVLIMLDNQKLVPQPHVPPVIVLESHGLRWVPKDKNLVMWRDWEESRQMVRALLEGRAHQHLVDFDCHLDDIRQDWTNQQLNARITQWVGSTNGNA; via the exons ATGGGGGAGGTGGAGATCTCGGCCCGGGCCTACGTGAAGATGTGTCTGCACGCTGCCCGGTACCCGCACGCTGCTGTCAACGGGCTGTTACTGGCGCCGGCGCCGCGGTCGGAAGAATGCCTGTGCCTCACTGACTGTGTGCCCCTGTTCCACAGCCACCTGGCCCTGTCCGTCATGCTGGAGGtcgccctcaaccag GTGGATGTGTGGGGCTCCCAGACTGGTCTGGTGGTGGCTGGGTACTACCATGCCAATGCAGCTCTGGACGACCAGAG CCCTGGGCCTCTGGCCTTGAAAATCGCTGGGCGGATTGTGGAATTCTTCCCTGATGCAGTACTCATTATG CTGGACAATCAGAAACTGGTGCCTCAGCCCCACGTGCCCCCAGTTATCGTCTTGGAGAGCCATGGTCTCCGCTGGGTCCCCAAGGACAAGAACTT AGTGATGTGGAGGGATTGGGAAGAGTCGCGGCAGATGGTGAGGGCACTGCTGGAAGGTCGAGCCCACCAGCACCTTGTGGACTTCGACTGTCACCTTGACGACATCCGGCAGGACTGGACCAACCAGCAGCTCAATGCCCGAATAACCCAGTGGGTGGGTTCCACAAATGGAAATGCCTGA